Proteins found in one Polyangiaceae bacterium genomic segment:
- a CDS encoding MCE family protein, with protein MNRFSTAAKVGVFAVVTTVAAILIYQFVAKKAAGRDGYVVYALMKDATGVAKNSQVKIAGIPVGQVESIRLQDGKARVDIRVRPDVPLYEDAAVSKVASSLLGEYFLSLAPGTEGKPQLEDGDRIQTVVEAATTDEILKDVSDIAKQVKKVADSLAGSIGTKKGEENLKDTLQNLADVTDALNKTVRENRQSIKNILTNVETITAKGEPQIDRILENVRVTTKEVRQLLAKGEKGEADAGEVRQVIDKVNRASSSLESALSNIDKVSGRIERGEGTLGRLTKDDKLINEVEGVAENVGDFVGGISRLQTIVALRTDYQFLSSTVKSYVELRLQPREDKYYSIEIVNDPRGLTRFEQIDVDTTNPNDPPHYREVRTVTTNAFRFSLQFAQRMGPFVGRFGIKESTGGVGLDTLLFDDRFELRQDLFGFGEVVLPRWRVSLGYEFVSRLWLLAGVDDILSPTRRDYFLGLQLKFNDEDLKTILPFAPSP; from the coding sequence ATGAACCGATTCTCGACTGCAGCGAAGGTCGGGGTTTTCGCGGTCGTCACCACGGTTGCCGCCATCCTGATCTACCAATTCGTGGCCAAGAAGGCCGCGGGTCGGGACGGCTACGTCGTGTACGCGTTGATGAAGGACGCCACCGGTGTAGCCAAGAACTCTCAGGTCAAGATCGCCGGCATCCCCGTGGGCCAGGTGGAGAGCATCCGCCTGCAAGACGGCAAGGCGCGCGTCGACATTCGCGTCCGTCCGGACGTTCCGCTGTACGAGGACGCCGCCGTCTCCAAGGTCGCCTCCAGCTTGCTTGGCGAGTACTTCCTCAGCCTGGCGCCGGGCACGGAGGGCAAGCCACAGCTGGAAGACGGAGATCGCATCCAGACCGTGGTGGAAGCGGCCACCACGGACGAGATCCTGAAGGACGTGTCCGACATCGCCAAGCAGGTGAAGAAGGTCGCGGACAGCTTGGCCGGGTCCATCGGCACCAAGAAGGGCGAGGAGAACCTCAAGGACACGCTTCAGAACCTGGCGGACGTGACGGACGCCTTGAACAAGACGGTTCGTGAGAACCGCCAGTCCATCAAGAACATCCTCACCAACGTCGAGACCATCACTGCCAAGGGCGAGCCGCAGATCGATCGCATTCTGGAGAACGTCCGCGTCACCACCAAAGAGGTGCGCCAGCTCCTGGCCAAGGGCGAGAAGGGCGAAGCGGACGCCGGTGAGGTTCGGCAGGTCATCGACAAGGTCAATCGCGCCAGTAGCAGCCTGGAGAGCGCGCTTTCCAACATCGACAAGGTGAGCGGCCGCATCGAGCGCGGGGAAGGCACCCTGGGCCGCCTGACCAAGGACGACAAGCTCATCAACGAGGTGGAAGGGGTGGCGGAGAACGTCGGCGACTTCGTCGGCGGCATCTCGCGGCTGCAGACCATCGTGGCTCTGCGCACCGACTACCAGTTCCTGTCCAGCACCGTGAAGAGCTACGTGGAGCTCCGGCTCCAGCCACGGGAGGACAAGTACTACAGCATCGAGATCGTCAACGACCCGCGCGGCCTCACGCGCTTCGAGCAGATCGACGTCGACACCACCAACCCGAACGATCCGCCGCACTACCGCGAGGTGCGCACCGTCACCACCAACGCGTTCCGCTTCTCGCTGCAGTTTGCCCAGCGCATGGGGCCGTTCGTGGGGCGCTTCGGTATCAAGGAGTCCACCGGCGGCGTCGGCCTCGACACGCTCTTGTTCGACGATCGCTTCGAGCTCCGGCAAGACCTGTTCGGCTTTGGTGAGGTCGTGCTGCCGCGCTGGCGCGTGTCCCTCGGCTACGAGTTCGTTTCCCGCCTGTGGCTCCTGGCGGGCGTGGACGACATCTTGAGCCCCACGCGGCGCGACTACTTCCTCGGCTTGCAGCTCAAGTTCAACGACGAGGATCTGAAGACGATCCTGCCGTTCGCGCCGAGCCCCTGA
- a CDS encoding CAP domain-containing protein, which produces MRWAVACLFLVACAPAPKVVSRAPKPAPAPVPALEEPPVAHPYVWADATSAPSPADAPDGLAARLVASCDGADAALAAAAARLSDALAEGEAPPDSAELTFALRTAGAPHVWPRVWTLSGGRIDDDDATSRAERWLAGLPKSGKRLCGAAVSHGASGDAVALMTSDSLADLDPIPTRVRHGQWLTVQARLTVPASAAKIVVLGPSGAPKPIPTTFHAGVVRGSFSPDQAGGWLVQVLADTERGPRPVAEALTYADQAPPRGFHLHPAPGEDAGASLEDDAAALVRMINAARQSEGLAPLARDPRLDAVAERQARAMAKAKMLAHDVGEGGAKERIEAAVTPRAFGENIARATSVPRAHRAIWASPSHRQNLLTADYDSIGIGVVRAPGTVWACEIFADFR; this is translated from the coding sequence ATGCGCTGGGCCGTCGCTTGCCTGTTCCTGGTGGCGTGTGCCCCCGCGCCGAAGGTCGTGTCGCGGGCCCCGAAGCCGGCGCCAGCGCCGGTGCCCGCCCTCGAGGAGCCGCCCGTCGCGCACCCCTACGTGTGGGCGGACGCGACCAGCGCGCCGTCCCCGGCGGACGCACCCGACGGGCTGGCCGCAAGGCTCGTGGCGAGCTGCGATGGCGCAGACGCCGCGCTTGCGGCCGCTGCCGCGCGGCTCTCGGATGCCCTCGCCGAAGGTGAAGCGCCACCGGACAGCGCCGAGCTCACCTTCGCCCTGCGCACCGCCGGCGCGCCCCACGTGTGGCCGCGAGTGTGGACGCTCTCCGGCGGACGCATCGACGACGATGACGCGACGTCGCGCGCCGAGCGGTGGCTCGCGGGGTTGCCCAAGAGCGGCAAGCGGCTGTGCGGGGCGGCCGTGTCCCATGGCGCCTCGGGCGACGCCGTCGCGCTGATGACCAGCGACTCCCTCGCGGACCTGGACCCCATCCCGACGCGGGTGCGCCACGGCCAATGGCTCACGGTGCAGGCGCGGCTCACGGTGCCGGCCAGCGCCGCCAAGATCGTGGTGCTCGGTCCGAGCGGCGCGCCGAAGCCGATCCCGACCACGTTTCACGCGGGCGTGGTGCGGGGGAGCTTCAGTCCGGACCAGGCGGGCGGCTGGTTGGTGCAGGTTCTGGCGGATACCGAGCGCGGGCCACGCCCAGTCGCCGAGGCCCTGACGTACGCCGACCAGGCGCCGCCTCGGGGCTTCCATCTCCATCCCGCGCCGGGGGAGGACGCGGGGGCGAGCCTGGAGGACGACGCCGCCGCATTGGTCCGGATGATCAACGCCGCGCGGCAGAGCGAAGGCCTCGCTCCCCTCGCGCGGGACCCGCGGCTGGATGCCGTGGCCGAACGCCAAGCGCGCGCCATGGCCAAGGCGAAGATGTTGGCGCACGACGTCGGCGAGGGCGGCGCCAAGGAGCGCATCGAAGCCGCGGTGACGCCCCGCGCCTTCGGCGAGAACATCGCGCGCGCCACGTCCGTCCCGCGGGCCCACCGCGCCATCTGGGCCAGTCCGTCCCACCGACAGAACCTGCTCACTGCGGACTACGACAGCATCGGCATCGGCGTGGTCCGGGCCCCGGGGACGGTGTGGGCCTGCGAAATCTTCGCGGACTTTCGCTGA
- a CDS encoding thioredoxin domain-containing protein, whose protein sequence is MNRRELLAALSALGGAACMPVRTADIPPNLPLKGSRQPQLVVQEVGDFQCPFCADVAPDVDRLMQRYGDRIALVWRNFPLKSHLNAQLAAEAALEVRAQKGDETFWRYHDVLFAHQDALDGPSLIRYASAFGVDERRMSRALELGVHAKDVARDKREIASLSIPGFGVPTFLIGPDAFVGGYGYDELSAIVEDQL, encoded by the coding sequence ATGAATCGACGGGAGCTCTTGGCTGCGCTGTCGGCCCTCGGCGGCGCCGCGTGCATGCCCGTCAGAACCGCCGACATTCCGCCGAACCTCCCGCTCAAGGGCAGCCGCCAGCCCCAGTTGGTGGTGCAGGAAGTGGGCGACTTCCAGTGTCCGTTCTGCGCCGACGTGGCGCCGGACGTGGATCGCCTCATGCAGCGCTACGGCGATCGCATCGCCCTGGTGTGGCGGAACTTCCCGCTGAAGAGTCACCTGAACGCTCAGCTCGCCGCCGAGGCGGCGCTGGAGGTGCGGGCACAGAAGGGAGACGAAACCTTCTGGCGCTATCACGACGTCCTGTTTGCACACCAGGACGCCCTGGATGGCCCGAGCCTCATCCGCTACGCGAGCGCTTTCGGCGTGGACGAGCGCCGCATGAGCCGCGCGCTGGAGTTGGGCGTGCACGCGAAGGACGTGGCCCGGGACAAGCGCGAGATCGCGTCGCTCTCGATACCGGGCTTCGGCGTGCCGACGTTCCTGATCGGCCCCGACGCGTTCGTGGGCGGCTACGGCTACGACGAGCTAAGTGCCATCGTCGAAGACCAGCTCTAG
- a CDS encoding mechanosensitive ion channel: MQTDVVKTGQSVLNAKLFDIGNTPISLMTLATMILVVFAAYLLSRILQATAKRALKRRGLSVDSGGLGVVGRLMHYAIMLVGVGVALQTGGIALGALFAAGAVFAVGFGFAMQNIAQNFVSGVILLVERTIKPGDIIEVNDTMVRVESMGIRATLARTLDEEDLIVPNSALVQGTVKNFSLRDAVYRLRVPVGVTYSSDMAQVRRVLEGVGESFARRDATFAPQVMLTDFGASSVDWEISVWIKDPWTRRQVAGQLREAVWNALKKEDIVIAFPQMDVHLDPPVMASLSQLAGQRALSS, translated from the coding sequence ATGCAGACGGACGTGGTGAAGACGGGGCAGTCCGTGTTGAACGCCAAGCTGTTCGACATCGGCAACACGCCCATCAGCCTGATGACCCTGGCGACCATGATCCTGGTCGTCTTCGCTGCCTATCTGCTGTCGCGGATCCTCCAAGCCACGGCCAAGCGCGCGCTCAAGCGCCGTGGCCTGTCGGTGGACAGCGGAGGCCTCGGCGTCGTCGGCCGCCTGATGCACTACGCCATCATGCTGGTGGGCGTGGGCGTGGCGCTGCAAACCGGGGGCATCGCGCTGGGAGCACTGTTCGCCGCGGGCGCCGTGTTCGCCGTGGGTTTCGGCTTCGCGATGCAGAACATCGCGCAGAATTTCGTTTCCGGCGTGATCTTGCTGGTGGAGCGCACCATCAAACCCGGAGACATCATCGAGGTGAACGACACCATGGTGCGCGTGGAATCCATGGGTATCCGCGCCACCCTGGCGCGGACGTTGGACGAAGAAGATCTGATCGTCCCGAACTCCGCGCTGGTGCAGGGCACCGTCAAGAACTTCTCCCTGCGGGACGCCGTGTACCGCCTGCGCGTGCCGGTGGGAGTGACCTACTCCTCGGACATGGCCCAGGTGCGCCGCGTGCTGGAAGGCGTGGGCGAGAGCTTCGCGCGCCGGGACGCGACCTTCGCGCCGCAGGTCATGTTGACGGACTTCGGCGCCAGCAGCGTGGATTGGGAGATCTCGGTGTGGATCAAGGACCCGTGGACGCGCCGGCAGGTGGCCGGGCAGCTGCGCGAGGCCGTGTGGAACGCGCTCAAGAAGGAAGACATCGTCATCGCCTTCCCGCAGATGGACGTGCACCTCGATCCGCCCGTGATGGCTTCCCTCAGCCAGCTCGCCGGGCAGCGCGCGCTCTCGTCCTGA
- a CDS encoding OmpA family protein: MRMLPPSPRYSRKISFSACLIGVVTAALALLWAPRPAAAQSRTFYLDRAQISGQPDDGFMVWRPYLHDKTRFYGMAALGYTLNPLRNETVVEGSRTQQRVENPVKHQLITYLSAGMELAGRASFNVALPVAVYQVTGEDPQRYGVGGGLAAKKVAAHDLRLDSRVKAYESDNRKFRLGFGGALWVKTGDPESYTSDDQSTGMLYGSGEYDFGKLLISGMVGPHFRPNRSIGGNAGALFLGSELRWAFGAYIPLRDGRIRLGGELWGTTGIKSVEGHSTFFGSRNTDLEWLAQARFAIGQKRHTWAMAGAGTRLMTGYGAPDVRVLVSIGHWFTLSDKEPPSPARKVTVVPDVDDYAKDTDGDGYPDDIDKCPTIPEDGKQPEPTDGCPAGSDRDGDGIPDAADACPDVPEDKDGVEDSDGCPEEDADNDTIPDTEDKCPTEPGPRNKIAEKNGCPSLTRVTEEGEVALLEPIQFETGKAKIKAVSFPILDEVVTLMKARGNLRLGVYGHTDSVGSDAMNMKLSKDRAASCVRYLVGKGIKKSRLESEGFGETKPIDTNDTPAGRAKNRRVEFKILSE; this comes from the coding sequence GTGCGGATGCTCCCTCCCTCGCCCCGTTACTCCCGTAAAATCTCGTTTTCCGCCTGCTTGATCGGCGTCGTCACCGCCGCCTTGGCGTTGCTCTGGGCGCCGCGCCCGGCCGCCGCTCAATCGCGGACGTTCTACTTGGATCGCGCGCAGATCTCGGGACAGCCGGATGACGGTTTCATGGTCTGGCGCCCGTACCTCCACGACAAGACGCGCTTCTACGGCATGGCCGCCCTCGGCTACACGCTGAACCCCCTGCGCAACGAGACCGTGGTGGAAGGCTCGCGCACGCAGCAGCGCGTGGAAAACCCCGTCAAGCATCAGCTCATCACCTATTTGAGCGCGGGGATGGAGCTCGCCGGCCGCGCCAGCTTCAACGTCGCCCTCCCGGTGGCCGTGTATCAGGTCACCGGCGAGGATCCTCAGCGCTACGGCGTGGGCGGAGGCTTGGCCGCGAAGAAGGTCGCAGCCCACGACCTGCGGCTCGACTCCCGGGTCAAGGCCTACGAGTCCGACAATCGCAAGTTCCGCCTCGGCTTCGGCGGCGCGTTGTGGGTCAAGACCGGGGATCCCGAGAGCTACACCAGCGACGATCAATCCACCGGCATGCTGTACGGCTCCGGAGAGTACGACTTCGGCAAGCTGCTCATCTCCGGCATGGTCGGGCCCCACTTCCGCCCCAACCGCAGCATCGGTGGCAACGCTGGCGCACTGTTCTTGGGCTCGGAGCTGCGTTGGGCCTTCGGCGCTTACATCCCCTTGCGTGATGGCCGCATTCGCCTCGGCGGCGAGCTGTGGGGCACCACCGGCATCAAATCGGTAGAAGGTCACAGCACCTTCTTCGGCTCCCGCAACACGGACTTGGAGTGGCTGGCGCAGGCCCGCTTCGCCATCGGTCAGAAACGGCACACCTGGGCCATGGCCGGCGCCGGCACACGCCTGATGACGGGCTACGGCGCGCCGGACGTGCGCGTGCTCGTGAGCATCGGCCATTGGTTCACGCTGTCGGACAAGGAGCCGCCCTCGCCGGCCCGCAAGGTGACGGTGGTCCCGGACGTGGACGACTACGCCAAGGACACCGACGGCGACGGCTACCCCGACGACATCGACAAGTGCCCCACCATCCCCGAGGACGGCAAGCAGCCGGAGCCTACGGACGGCTGCCCCGCGGGCTCGGATCGCGATGGCGACGGCATCCCGGACGCGGCAGACGCCTGCCCCGACGTGCCCGAGGACAAGGACGGCGTGGAAGACTCCGACGGCTGCCCGGAGGAGGACGCGGACAACGACACCATCCCGGACACCGAGGACAAGTGCCCGACGGAGCCGGGTCCCCGCAACAAGATCGCCGAGAAGAACGGCTGCCCGAGCCTCACCCGGGTCACGGAAGAGGGCGAGGTCGCCCTGCTCGAGCCCATCCAGTTCGAGACCGGCAAGGCCAAGATCAAGGCCGTGAGCTTCCCGATCCTGGACGAGGTCGTGACGCTGATGAAGGCGCGCGGAAACCTGCGTCTCGGCGTCTACGGCCACACCGACAGCGTGGGCAGCGACGCCATGAACATGAAGCTCAGCAAGGACCGCGCGGCTTCCTGCGTGCGCTACCTGGTGGGCAAGGGCATCAAGAAGAGCCGCCTCGAGTCCGAGGGCTTCGGCGAGACCAAGCCCATCGACACCAACGACACGCCCGCCGGTCGCGCCAAGAACCGCCGCGTCGAGTTCAAGATCCTGAGCGAATAG
- a CDS encoding alpha-galactosidase, with the protein MTARWLLLGALGLVGCGEDEPLLVGGPVSDLEVVARSDGRVDFREHGAASVLEGGWAEVLVEVNGNAETIDTRGCGGWEPEPEPPSAAAYFAEATGARLSCERSGVLLTWRVWRDAPHEIVVAKLGVENQTGSEVRVLRLTPLVAAGEGAGLRLGDPARLRILDNGSDVAGDVDVKLHYADEKRNAIVGALLPIESRGAVVSNWSHAIDQLDDSRAWVAGSLGVERSIPTLGTVLSEDGNLELYADNALDFDGKRLAAGASVDSEAMYFAPLTTNAQAGLESYADAMAAWLDFTPWTKRDGGRRVPNGWNSWGGGSGTGGLGTDINETNMGENLEVMARELAPFGIDYFQLDDGYQLADGDWFPRPDRFPAGMEAWSKKVKDKGLIPGLWISAFTVDDGSTLAKEHPELLADPNDNVLGGLFDPGGGKHALDLSNDAALDWLADTMSRYKDDWGMGWIKLDFAYLAFAYRPRHAPELTSVEVYKRAIRKFREVLGDDVFYLGIALMGVNYGVVDSMRVTLDTEPRWEEPDPFILLGSGGNFKSSVKSAARRYWLHDRVWENHDDLLFFRTDESQPEPQVTEEEAITLASFIGLSGSIVKFGEDLRTLTPEQIQIWRKLLPVYGPSARPLDLFTRMYPERWVLDVNGTQAGSDARWKVLGLFNWGRNWDYTANVVPEEMDDATRSYTVELSDLGLSPARDYLASEFWSESFLGVVRGSLTTSVPAHGHQVIALRESSGHPQFLGHNRQLTQGGTDLGEESWDAASRTLTLSFDLDQGSADAVPFEYRFRVYVPEGYAFASASAGQATQNGQVVTVALTPKSPGRLDLELVFDDGT; encoded by the coding sequence ATGACGGCCAGGTGGCTGCTGCTCGGAGCCTTGGGACTCGTGGGCTGTGGGGAAGACGAGCCGCTGCTGGTGGGCGGGCCGGTCTCGGACCTGGAGGTGGTGGCGCGCTCCGATGGTCGCGTCGACTTCCGCGAGCACGGTGCTGCTTCGGTGCTGGAAGGCGGCTGGGCGGAGGTCTTGGTGGAAGTGAACGGCAACGCCGAGACCATCGACACCCGCGGCTGCGGCGGCTGGGAACCGGAGCCCGAACCCCCGAGCGCGGCGGCGTACTTCGCGGAGGCCACCGGGGCGCGACTCAGTTGCGAGCGCTCCGGCGTGCTCCTCACTTGGCGCGTGTGGCGAGATGCCCCGCACGAGATCGTGGTCGCAAAGCTCGGGGTCGAGAACCAGACCGGGAGCGAGGTTCGGGTGCTGCGGCTCACGCCACTGGTGGCGGCGGGAGAAGGCGCCGGGCTTCGGCTCGGTGATCCGGCGCGCCTTCGGATCTTGGACAACGGCTCCGACGTCGCCGGAGACGTGGACGTGAAGCTCCACTACGCCGACGAGAAGCGCAACGCGATCGTCGGTGCGCTGTTGCCCATCGAATCCCGAGGCGCGGTGGTCAGCAACTGGAGCCACGCCATCGACCAGCTCGACGACTCCAGGGCTTGGGTAGCCGGCAGCCTCGGGGTGGAGCGGTCCATTCCGACGCTGGGCACGGTGCTCTCGGAAGACGGAAACCTCGAGCTCTACGCCGACAACGCCTTGGATTTCGACGGCAAGCGCCTCGCCGCCGGCGCCAGCGTGGACTCCGAAGCGATGTACTTCGCGCCGCTCACGACCAACGCCCAAGCGGGGCTCGAGAGCTACGCCGACGCCATGGCCGCCTGGCTCGACTTCACGCCCTGGACGAAGCGCGACGGCGGCCGCCGGGTACCGAACGGTTGGAACAGCTGGGGCGGCGGCTCGGGCACCGGCGGCCTGGGCACGGACATCAACGAGACCAACATGGGCGAGAACCTGGAGGTGATGGCGCGCGAGCTCGCCCCCTTCGGCATCGACTACTTCCAGCTGGACGACGGCTACCAGCTGGCCGATGGCGACTGGTTTCCTCGACCGGACCGCTTCCCGGCGGGCATGGAGGCCTGGTCCAAGAAGGTGAAGGACAAGGGTCTGATCCCTGGGCTCTGGATCAGCGCCTTCACGGTGGACGACGGCTCCACACTGGCGAAAGAGCACCCGGAGCTGCTCGCGGATCCGAACGACAACGTGCTCGGCGGCCTGTTCGATCCGGGCGGCGGCAAGCATGCCCTGGACCTGTCCAACGACGCCGCCCTGGATTGGTTGGCGGACACCATGAGCCGCTACAAGGACGACTGGGGCATGGGCTGGATCAAGCTGGATTTCGCCTATCTCGCCTTCGCCTACCGGCCCCGCCACGCGCCCGAGCTCACCAGCGTGGAGGTGTACAAGCGCGCGATTCGGAAGTTCCGCGAGGTCTTGGGGGACGACGTGTTCTACCTGGGCATTGCGCTCATGGGCGTGAACTACGGCGTGGTCGATTCCATGCGCGTGACGCTGGACACGGAGCCCCGCTGGGAGGAGCCCGACCCGTTCATCCTGCTGGGGTCCGGCGGCAACTTCAAATCCTCCGTGAAGAGCGCCGCGCGGCGCTACTGGCTCCACGACCGCGTGTGGGAAAACCACGACGACCTGCTCTTCTTCCGTACCGACGAAAGCCAGCCCGAGCCGCAAGTGACCGAGGAAGAAGCCATCACCCTGGCATCGTTCATCGGCCTCAGCGGCTCGATCGTGAAGTTCGGCGAAGACCTTCGCACGCTCACTCCGGAGCAGATCCAGATCTGGCGCAAGCTGCTGCCGGTGTACGGCCCCTCCGCGCGGCCCCTGGATCTGTTCACGCGGATGTATCCCGAGCGCTGGGTGCTGGACGTGAACGGCACGCAAGCCGGGTCCGACGCGCGTTGGAAGGTGCTCGGTCTGTTCAACTGGGGAAGGAACTGGGACTACACAGCGAACGTCGTGCCGGAAGAGATGGACGACGCGACGCGGAGCTACACCGTGGAGCTGTCGGACCTGGGGCTGTCTCCGGCCCGGGACTACTTGGCCAGCGAGTTCTGGTCCGAGAGCTTCCTGGGCGTGGTGCGCGGCAGCCTCACCACGAGCGTGCCGGCTCACGGCCACCAAGTGATCGCGCTGCGGGAGAGCAGCGGGCACCCGCAATTTCTGGGGCACAACCGGCAGCTCACCCAGGGCGGCACGGACCTCGGCGAGGAAAGCTGGGACGCTGCGAGCAGGACCCTGACGTTGTCGTTCGACCTGGACCAAGGCTCGGCGGACGCCGTGCCCTTCGAGTACCGCTTCCGGGTGTACGTTCCGGAGGGCTACGCCTTCGCGAGCGCGAGCGCGGGGCAGGCGACGCAGAACGGACAGGTGGTGACCGTCGCGCTGACGCCAAAGAGCCCGGGACGCCTGGACCTAGAGCTGGTCTTCGACGATGGCACTTAG
- a CDS encoding serine/threonine protein kinase, with protein sequence MSRGSTGPEGPFGPFLLVRRLAVGGSAEVFLAHPKIGNHPAAELVVKRLLPTAREHEEDFGLLEREAELHRAVHHENVVAVYGAGMVGNEPFLAMEYVEGVDLFRLIRHAEAEQSRLSPGLAVYIVRRVAAALSAVHTATSAGGQLLGIVHRDVTPSNVYLSTSGDVKLGDFGIARVSEHARAPSHQAGLKGKFAYLSPEQIAGEPFDHRADLFALAVILGELLIGERIFPGSGQLAVLLAIRDLNIEPLRRRAGSLPPGLFEVCERALSRDPDARYSTAEELSAALAPFEQPDAETLRQELCEWVSGARDGKRLAEKLHTKIRDSVERMRAVRIKSSTPSLATLPAPKPANETLSRVVRADGRRLDDLPFAKLLEMIATGDLTADDQVSLMGADFRRIREIEDLARHLLPSTTATTGQLFEPGIPDFQALLRETSMLEILARMRNRRESGVLFVERRDRTGSVQRKEIYLAEGRLAHVASSDKAELLGEYLVRRGALTREQVDDALGVIARTGGRLGDTLIGLGYVEGVHVFRAIRDQGRDRVAAICGWPRGNVTLYRGTAPGHVEFPLDLDLASPMMAGAIVASRGKPRSLLPAGDTHIAPGARHAETQDRDEIGTAPSSLRLVPELAREQLTLDQALARIRALRPGPAARVVGEREAAAALIAGRVLDWIAY encoded by the coding sequence GTGTCCCGAGGCTCGACAGGACCCGAAGGGCCGTTTGGTCCGTTCCTGCTCGTTCGGCGCCTCGCCGTCGGCGGGAGCGCGGAGGTGTTTCTCGCGCATCCCAAGATCGGCAACCATCCCGCAGCGGAGCTGGTGGTCAAACGTCTGCTGCCCACGGCCCGCGAGCACGAAGAGGACTTCGGGCTCCTGGAGCGCGAAGCCGAGCTCCACCGCGCAGTCCATCACGAGAACGTGGTGGCGGTGTACGGCGCCGGAATGGTCGGCAACGAGCCGTTCCTGGCCATGGAGTACGTGGAAGGGGTCGACCTCTTTCGTCTGATCCGCCACGCGGAGGCGGAGCAGTCGCGCCTGTCCCCCGGCCTCGCGGTCTACATCGTGCGCCGCGTCGCCGCGGCGCTCTCGGCGGTCCACACGGCCACGAGCGCCGGTGGTCAGCTGCTCGGCATCGTGCATCGGGACGTGACGCCCTCGAACGTGTACCTGTCCACCAGCGGCGACGTGAAGCTCGGCGACTTTGGCATCGCCCGTGTGAGCGAGCACGCGCGCGCGCCGTCGCACCAGGCGGGCCTGAAGGGCAAGTTCGCCTACCTCTCGCCGGAGCAGATCGCAGGCGAGCCCTTCGATCATCGGGCGGATCTCTTCGCGCTGGCGGTGATCCTCGGCGAGCTCCTGATCGGCGAGCGGATCTTTCCGGGCAGCGGACAGCTCGCCGTGTTGCTCGCCATCCGAGACTTGAACATCGAACCTCTCCGGCGTCGGGCCGGCAGCTTGCCGCCGGGGCTGTTCGAGGTTTGCGAACGCGCGCTGTCTCGCGATCCCGACGCGCGCTACTCCACTGCAGAAGAGCTGAGCGCCGCGCTCGCGCCGTTCGAGCAGCCGGACGCCGAGACCTTGCGGCAAGAGCTATGCGAGTGGGTGAGCGGAGCGCGCGACGGCAAGCGCTTGGCGGAGAAGCTCCACACCAAGATCAGAGATTCCGTCGAGCGCATGCGCGCGGTGCGCATCAAGAGCTCCACGCCCAGCTTGGCCACGCTGCCCGCGCCCAAGCCGGCGAACGAGACGCTGAGCCGAGTAGTCCGCGCCGACGGCCGGCGCCTGGACGACCTGCCCTTCGCCAAGCTCCTGGAGATGATCGCCACCGGTGATCTGACGGCGGACGATCAGGTCTCGTTGATGGGGGCGGACTTCCGCCGTATCCGCGAGATCGAAGATCTCGCGCGTCACCTGTTGCCGAGCACCACGGCCACCACCGGGCAGCTGTTCGAGCCCGGCATCCCCGATTTCCAGGCGCTGCTGCGCGAGACGAGCATGCTGGAGATCCTGGCTCGCATGCGAAACCGACGGGAATCCGGCGTGCTGTTCGTCGAGCGACGGGACCGCACGGGCTCGGTGCAGCGCAAGGAGATCTACCTGGCAGAAGGGCGCCTCGCTCACGTGGCGTCTTCGGACAAGGCGGAGCTGCTCGGAGAGTACCTGGTGCGTCGTGGCGCCCTGACCCGCGAGCAAGTCGACGACGCCCTGGGCGTCATCGCTCGCACCGGCGGACGCCTGGGCGACACGCTGATCGGCCTCGGCTACGTGGAGGGCGTTCACGTGTTCCGGGCCATTCGCGATCAGGGCCGCGATCGCGTCGCCGCCATCTGCGGGTGGCCGCGCGGCAACGTCACGCTGTATCGCGGCACCGCGCCCGGGCACGTCGAGTTCCCGCTGGACCTGGATCTCGCGAGCCCGATGATGGCCGGCGCCATCGTCGCGTCCCGCGGCAAACCGCGCTCGCTGCTCCCGGCTGGAGATACGCACATTGCTCCCGGTGCGCGCCACGCGGAAACCCAGGACCGCGACGAGATCGGCACCGCGCCGAGCTCCCTCAGGCTGGTGCCGGAGCTCGCTCGCGAGCAGCTCACCTTGGATCAGGCCTTGGCGCGCATCCGCGCCCTGCGCCCGGGCCCTGCCGCCCGCGTGGTGGGCGAACGCGAGGCCGCGGCCGCACTGATCGCAGGGCGCGTCCTCGACTGGATCGCGTACTGA